A genome region from Tachyglossus aculeatus isolate mTacAcu1 chromosome 1, mTacAcu1.pri, whole genome shotgun sequence includes the following:
- the LOC119927098 gene encoding basic proline-rich protein-like: protein MVALRGRDPAARAPNRALLLAHGQGAGGAGHAHRPGACGRGGGASSSLPQGRAPPTAVALRGRGPAARAPNRALLLAHGKGAGGGGHAHRPGACGRGEGPRRRCLRDAPPPTLVALRGRGPAARAPNRALLLAHGQGAGGAGHAHRPGPCGRGGGASSSLPQGRAPPPTVSLRGRGPAARAPTEPSYWSTGRGREEGATPTGPAHAAGGGASIAATAGRRPSPIALRGAGRRAPPEDSVRARAGEGGEKRVPAAAGLVGVATPSPGPQSHAPGRRAATGGGARSRGEDTRSPSPGRARRAGGRDHVFPPPTGGPIRGLPGGARCPDPAPSERGEGGSAFPRQTPKAPLPVARAGPVGVATPALPLSVDLYKGTRRGRAPPRPRPLRATGGARFRGEDTRGPLHRSHGPPRATVGERVPAAKRAVGVATRSRPLPADLSGGSHQPGPAPSEMGGAFQRRRGRWAWPRAPAPYSRTYQGTRWGRAPPPQRNRGGAFPRRRGRWAWARAPAPNPRTYQGARWGRAPPPQSDREGERVPAAKRAAGVATRSRPLPADLSGDSLGARPAPSERPWGGSAFPRRRGRWAWPRAPAPYPRTYQGTRWGRAPPPQRNRGVSAFPRRRGRRAWPRAPAPYPRTYQGTRWGRAPPPQSDRGGGARSRGEEGGGRGHALPPPTGGPIRGLAPPRPRPLGDRGGAFPRRRGRRAWPRAPAPRPRTYQGSRWGRAPPALPPRWACPRPPAGARPAPSRPAPPRPVPL, encoded by the exons ATGGTCGCACTGAGGGGGCGGGACCCCGCGGCGCGCGCCCCCAACCGAGCCCTCCTATTGGCCCACGGGCAGGGGGCGGGAGGAGCGGGCCACGCCCACCGGCCCGGCGCGTGCGGACGGGGGGGAGGGGCCTCGTCGTCGCTGCCTCAGGGACGCGCCCCCCCCACAGCTGTCgctctgagggggcggggccccgcgGCGCGCGCCCCCAACCGAGCCCTCCTATTGGCCCAcgggaagggggcgggaggagggggacacgCCCACCGGCCCGGCGCGTGCGGACGGGGGGAGGGGCCTCGTCGTCGCTGCCTCAGGGACGCGCCCCCCCCCACATTGGTCgctctgagggggcggggccccgcgGCGCGCGCCCCCAACCGAGCCCTCCTATTGGCCCACGGGCAGGGGGCGGGAGGAGCGGGCCACGCCCACCGGCCCGGCCCGTGCGGACGGGGGGGAGGGGCCTCGTCGTCGCTGCCTCAGGGACGCGCCCCCCCCCCAACGGTCtctctgagggggcggggccccgcgGCGCGCGCCCCCACCGAGCCCTCCTATTGGTCGACGggcagggggcgggaggagggggccacGCCCACCGGCCCGGCGCATGCGGCCGGGGGAGGGGCGTCCATCGCCGCCACCGCGGGGAGGCGCCCCTCCCCCATCGCTCTCAGAGGGGCGGGGCGGCGCGCGCCCCCA GAGGACTCGGTGAGGGCGCGCgccggggaagggggggagaagcGCGTCCCCGCGGCGGCCGGCCTGGTGGGCGTGGCCACCCCCTCGCCCGGCCCTCAGTCACACGCTCCAGGCCGGCGCGC AGCGACGGGGGGGGGAGCGCGTTCCCGCGGAGAAGACACCAGAAGCCCCTCCCCCGGTCGCGCGCGCCGGGCCGGTGGGCGTGACCACGTCTTCCCGCCCCCTACCGGTGGACCAATAAGGGGACTCCCTGGAGGCGCGCGCTGCCCCGACCCCGCCCCGTCAgagcgaggggagggggggagcgcGTTCCCGCGGCAGACGCCGAAGGCCCCTCTCCCGGTCGCACGCGCCGGACCGGTGGGCGTGGCAACGCCCGCCCTCCCTCTAAGCGTGGACCTATATAAGGGGACTCGCCGGGGGCGCgcgccgccccggccccgccccctcagagcGACGGGGGGAGCGCGTTTCCGCGGGGAAGACACCAGAGGCCCCCTCCACCGATCGCACGGGCCGCCCCG agCGACCGTGGGGGAGCGCGTTCCCGCGGCGAAGAGGGCGGTGGGCGTGGCCACGCGCTCCCGCCCCCTACCCGCGGACCTATCAGGGGGCTCGCACcaacccggccccgccccctcagagaTGGGGGGCGCGTTCCAGCGGCGAAGAGGCCGGTGGGCGTGGCCACGCGCTCCCGCCCCCTACTCGCGGACCTATCAGGGGACTCGCTGGGGgcgcgccccgccccctcagagGAACCGGGGGGGCGCGTTCCCGCGGCGAAGAGGGCGGTGGGCGTGGGCACGCGCTCCCGCCCCCAACCCGCGGACCTATCAGGGGGCTCGCTGGGGgcgcgccccgccccctcagagCGACCGTGAGGGGGAGCGCGTTCCCGCGGCGAAGAGGGCGGCGGGCGTGGCCACGCGCTCCCGCCCCCTACCCGCGGACCTATCAGGGGACTCGCTGGGGgcgcgccccgccccctcagagCGACCGTGGGGGGGGAGCGCGTTCCCGCGGCGAAGAGGGCGGTGGGCGTGGCCACGCGCTCCCGCCCCGTACCCGCGGACCTATCAGGGGACTCGCTGGGGgcgcgccccgccccctcagagGAACCGGGGGGTGAGCGCGTTCCCGCGGCGAAGAGGGCGGCGGGCGTGGCCACGCGCTCCCGCCCCCTACCCGCGGACCTATCAGGGGACTCGCTGGGGgcgcgccccgccccctcagagCGACCGGGGGGGGGGAGCGCGTTCCCGCGGCGAAGAGGGCGGCGGGCGTGGCCACGCGCTCCCGCCCCCTACCGGCGGACCTATCAGGGGACTCGcaccgccccggccccgccccctcggagaTCGGGGGGGCGCGTTCCCGCGGCGAAGAGGGCGGCGGGCGTGGCCACgcgctcccgccccccgcccgcggACCTATCAGGGGTCTCGCTGGGGGCgcgcgccccccgccctcccgcctCGGTGGGCGTGTCCCCGCCCGCCCGCGGGGGCGCGCCCCGCTCcttcccgccccgccccgccccgtcccgtcccgcTATAA